A DNA window from Helianthus annuus cultivar XRQ/B chromosome 15, HanXRQr2.0-SUNRISE, whole genome shotgun sequence contains the following coding sequences:
- the LOC110913419 gene encoding uncharacterized protein LOC110913419 has product MEKEVKVETLQTPSIEPRNVSAVTVEDPCWYTPILRFLETGELPPAKGEAQKIQTKALQYEINNGVLYRKSYLGPLLQCVSPTEAKYLISEIHGGLCGIHAGPRAVVAKIHSAGYYWPGMHEDAVMELRKCRSCQKFAPQTIRPKNSLVPVTAAWPFQK; this is encoded by the coding sequence ATGGAAAAGGAAGTCAAAGTCGAAACGCTGCAGACACCCTCAATCGAACCACGGAATGTTTCCGCCGTTACAGTGGAAGACCCTTGCTGGTACACTCCGATTCTACGTTTCCTTGAGACAGGGGAGTTACCTCCCGCTAAGGGCGAAGCACAGAAGATACAAACAAAAGCGTTACAGTACGAAATCAACAATGGTGTCCTATACCGAAAATCTTACCTGGGCCCCTTGCTGCAATGTGTTTCCCCAACAGAGGCAAAGTACCTCATCAGCGAAATACATGGGGGTCTGTGCGGTATACATGCCGGACCTCGAGCAGTGGTAGCCAAAATCCATAGCGCGGGGTACTACTGGCCAGGGATGCACGAAGACGCCGTAATGGAACTACGAAAATGCCGCAGCTGCCAGAAATTCGCTCCTCAAACAATAAGGCCTAAGAACAGCCTAGTGCCGGTGACAGCGGCGTGGCCTTTCCAGAAATAG